One region of bacterium genomic DNA includes:
- the rpiA gene encoding ribose-5-phosphate isomerase RpiA, with translation MTNERDREKRAAARAALDYIEPGMTLGLGTGSTVDHFLEFLGERVAGGLSVRGVATSLRTAELAEGYGIPLLSLDETGGALDVVIDGADEVDRRLDMIKGGGGALLREKIVAESGRRGVFIADSTKLVDVLGAFPLPVEVVPFAANRLLPALKERGLSATLRARGGETFVTDNGNHIIDVLVETIEDPGGLHRELKAMTGVIETGLFVGIADVVLIGRGDGVETLTRAKD, from the coding sequence ATGACAAACGAACGCGATCGCGAAAAACGGGCCGCCGCGCGCGCCGCCCTGGATTACATCGAACCCGGCATGACGCTTGGGCTCGGCACGGGCTCGACCGTCGACCATTTCCTCGAGTTTCTTGGCGAGCGCGTGGCTGGCGGGCTTTCCGTGCGCGGCGTCGCCACGTCGCTGCGCACCGCGGAGCTTGCCGAAGGTTATGGCATTCCCCTGTTGTCGCTCGACGAGACCGGCGGCGCGCTCGATGTCGTCATCGACGGCGCGGACGAGGTCGATCGCCGGCTCGACATGATCAAGGGCGGCGGCGGCGCGCTGCTGCGCGAGAAAATCGTCGCCGAATCCGGGCGGCGCGGCGTGTTCATCGCCGATTCCACCAAACTCGTCGACGTGCTCGGCGCGTTTCCGCTTCCGGTCGAGGTCGTGCCGTTCGCCGCCAACCGCCTGTTACCCGCGCTTAAGGAGCGCGGGCTGTCCGCCACGTTGCGCGCGCGCGGCGGTGAGACATTCGTGACCGATAACGGCAACCACATCATCGATGTGCTTGTCGAAACCATCGAGGACCCCGGCGGCCTGCACCGCGAGCTGAAGGCGATGACCGGCGTCATCGAGACGGGGCTGTTTGTCGGCATCGCGGATGTCGTGCTGATCGGACGCGGCGACGGCGTCGAAACACTCACGCGCGCGAAGGACTGA